Genomic segment of Bdellovibrio bacteriovorus:
ATTCAACATTCTTTTTCTTTGCAGTTACATTTTGGAACTAGCCACAAGAACCGCTCCCCGAGCGGCTTTCAAGACATTCTCTTATTTCACACATCCATCGTCTGGTTTATTACAGAATGAGGTCCTGTTCTTCAAAACCCTTGTCCTGATTTTGAAGTATTCGTAATGTTTTATACACAGTCCGGGTAAGTCCTCCGTTAGTGTTTGTTAACGCACAAATTCATGGAGGAATAATGCCAATTAGCAAAAAGAAAACATTATTCTCACGTTTCAGCACTGCGCTTTTAACTACATCTCTTCTCACGATGGTTGCCTGTAGCAACGGTGGCGGAGGAGAAGTCGCTCTCCCGGATGACCCGACATCAGAAGGAGCAGCCGAAGCACCTTCGGGAACGGTGGAAAAACCCATCACCGAAACACCAGGAAGTGTGACCGACTCACAAAGAGAAGCCATTCTCAAAAACTATGACCACGTCGATCCCTCCCACATAGTCCCTTATAAATCTTTGGAAGACGCGCTTATTTACTTCCACCAAAACAAATCGCGATTCTCGAATCAAAATTATCTTTCCATTATCAACTTCGGACAAAGCTCTAAAGAAAAACGTTTCTATATCATTGATATGAAAACCGGAAGCGTATGGGCGATGCACGTAGCCCATGGAAAGGGTTCGGATTCCAACCACGACGGTATGGCTGAGAAGTTCAGCAACGTCTCTGGTTCCAATGCCAGCTCTTTGGGTGTTTATAAAGCGGCAGAGTCTTATAACGGCAGCAATGGTCTTTCGTTGCGCCTTGATGGACTTTCTTCGACGAACTCCAATGCCCGTTCACGCGCTATCGTCATTCATGGTGCGAACTACGTCCAAGAATCCAATGTGATTCAAGGTCGTAGCTGGGGATGCCCGGCAGTCGCGATGGAAAATCGTGATGC
This window contains:
- a CDS encoding murein L,D-transpeptidase catalytic domain family protein; amino-acid sequence: MPISKKKTLFSRFSTALLTTSLLTMVACSNGGGGEVALPDDPTSEGAAEAPSGTVEKPITETPGSVTDSQREAILKNYDHVDPSHIVPYKSLEDALIYFHQNKSRFSNQNYLSIINFGQSSKEKRFYIIDMKTGSVWAMHVAHGKGSDSNHDGMAEKFSNVSGSNASSLGVYKAAESYNGSNGLSLRLDGLSSTNSNARSRAIVIHGANYVQESNVIQGRSWGCPAVAMENRDAVIKYLKGGSMVYAVVDTGGTEAPSVPSVPSDGTYTMHALSWETSSNPERKQWSQYLMKLLLNDWSSLLNGASDMKDFCPRYASLSNHDRANVWAQLFSAMTKFESNYNPLSRMHETTMGTDPITKKPVYSEGLLQLSYQDITGWNFCKFDWNKDKNLSATSPKKTILDPYINLHCGVGIMAKQVARKGVIKLGTGAYWAVIKTNSKYQKISQITSMVRALPLCK